Genomic DNA from Prunus persica cultivar Lovell chromosome G1, Prunus_persica_NCBIv2, whole genome shotgun sequence:
GACTCTCTGATTTTCTTAGTTCTTTTTTAACTGATTTGTTGTAGACAACTGTGAGCATTTTCTTTGGACCAAAATGGCCTCATAACCACCATCTTAGTCTTCGACTTTCAAAGAGGATACCTCATCTAAAACCAAATTGTTGCTACGCTATGTAACCCATATAATTAATGTTGGAACAGGCACAGCAGCTTACAACTGGAATGAATTACCAAATTTTTGCTTTTAAACTATCTTTGTATATTTGGAGACTGTTTCTTTATATTACGAAGGAAAAGTTTAAAATACAGGGGAAAAAAATCATAAGTGAAACAAAGTTCAGTTTACAAGGGAATCTTCCAATTACTGTTGTACTTGCCCGTAAATGACTCAGGAACTCTACTTCTAAGAACAAAGTATATGTTATTCGTCATTCACGTAATTGCTCAACATATGGCAAatctacaaaaaagaaaaacacaacaaaacagGTCTAATGGTAAGTAACATACCACACATACAACTCCTCGTCGTTCACGACAAGCTGGTGATTTTAGCATGAGAAAGCACACACGCTTCATCGATCCCATAAAGTGAATCTATCAAATGCATCCGCAATGACGCTGGACCATTTGCCATTTTCATTCCCATCTCACCAGCAATCCCAAATACCGATAACGCCGAAGCTGTAGCTTCCAATACATGTGATTGATCAACCGAAACAAAGGCAGCAATGAGGGCAGTGACTGAACACCCTGTTGCTGTTATCTTTGTCATCATGGCAACCCCATTGTGAGCACCAACAATTCTCTTCCCATCTGTAACAATATCAACAGCTCCAGAAACTGCCACTATGGCACCACTGGCTTGAGCCAGTGACTTTGCTGACTCTATTGCATCTGTTGACTCATGGGAACTGTCTACACcctaaaaacaacaaaattcaattaaaattgatttttaacAACTTTAGTatgcacaaagaaaaaaacaaaaaaaaagcaaaaattttATCTTTGATATTCAATGAACTGAATCATCATCTTTACTAATAACATGAAGCCAAAAACTTTGACTCAACAATTTAAACACCTAATttccccaacaaaaaaaaaatcaaattaacaaatttcAACGGAGTTTTTTTGGTATCAGAAATCCGATTCAAAACACAGGATAACTTGTTCTTCATAACACCTCATGAAAACATTGATCAGACTATTTTTGTGATAAAGCAAGAAAATTTACCTTGGTGGGTTCCACAGAAGCCTTGGCGAGGGCGATTATCTCGGACCCATTTCCCCTGATAACAGTAGGCTTAAGCTCCACAAGCTCCAAGCAAGCCTTTAACCG
This window encodes:
- the LOC18792685 gene encoding hydroxyethylthiazole kinase; translated protein: MEIKSNYKEEAPEAIMWSQKAWALLSTVRSQSPLIQCITNFVSMDLMANTLLSAGASPAMLHTLEELPEFTPQVHALCVNVGTLSAGWLPAMKLAAELAHKSGKPWVLDPVAAGASGFRLKACLELVELKPTVIRGNGSEIIALAKASVEPTKGVDSSHESTDAIESAKSLAQASGAIVAVSGAVDIVTDGKRIVGAHNGVAMMTKITATGCSVTALIAAFVSVDQSHVLEATASALSVFGIAGEMGMKMANGPASLRMHLIDSLYGIDEACVLSHAKITSLS